From one Sciurus carolinensis chromosome 9, mSciCar1.2, whole genome shotgun sequence genomic stretch:
- the Abhd14b gene encoding putative protein-lysine deacylase ABHD14B, with protein sequence MASVEQREGTIQVEGQSLFFREARPGSGQAAGFSVLLLHGIRFSSETWQNLGTLHRLAQAGYRAVAIDLPGLGRSREAAAPAPIGELVPSSFLMAIVDALELGPPVVISPSLSGMYSLPFLMAPGSQLRGYVPVAPICTDKINAADYANVKTPVLIVYGDQDPMGPTSFEHLKQLPNHRVLVIEGAGHPCYLDKPEEWHAGLLDFLQGL encoded by the exons ATGGCAAGTGTGGAGCAGCGAGAGGGCACCATCCAGGTGGAGGGCCAGAGCCTCTTTTTCCGGGAGGCACGGCCTGGAAGTGGACAGGCCGCTGGCTTCTCTGTGCTGCTCTTGCATGGTATCCGCTTCTCCTCCGAAACCTGGCAGAATTTGGGTACACTGCACAGACTGGCGCAGGCTGGCTACCGAGCTGTGGCCATTGATCTGCCAG GTCTGGGCCGCTCCAGGGAAGCAGCAGCCCCTGCCCCTATTGGGGAGCTGGTCCCCAGCAGCTTCCTGATGGCCATTGTGGATGCCTTGGAGCTGGGCCCCCCAGTTGTGATCAGTCCATCATTAAGTGGCATGTACTCCCTGCCATTCCTCATGGCCCCCGGCTCCCAGCTCCGGGGCTATGTGCCAGTGGCCCCCATCTGCACAGACAAAATCAATGCTGCTGACTATGCCAATGTGAAG ACTCCTGTCCTAATTGTATATGGAGACCAGGATCCCATGGGTCCCACCAGCTTTGAGCACCTGAAGCAGCTTCCCAATCACCGAGTGCTGGTCATAGAGGGGGCTGGGCACCCCTGTTACCTGGATAAGCCTGAGGAGTGGCATGCAGGGCTGCTCGACTTCCTGCAGGGGCTATGA
- the Pcbp4 gene encoding poly(rC)-binding protein 4 isoform X3 yields MSSSDAGLEEEPELSITLTLRMLMHGKEVGSIIGKKGETVKRIREQSSARITISEGSCPERITTITGSTAAVFHAVSMIAFKLDEDLCAAPANGGSVSRPPVTLRLVIPASQCGSLIGKAGTKIKEIRETTGAQVQVAGDLLPNSTERAVTVSGVPDAIILCVRQICAVILESPPKGATIPYHPSLSLGTVLLSANQGFSVQGQYGAVTPAEVTKLQQLSGHAVPFASPSVVPGLDPGTQTSSQEFLVPNDLIGCVIGRQGSKISEIRQMSGAHIKIGNQAEGAGERHVTITGSPVSIALAQYLITA; encoded by the exons ATGAGCAGCTCAGATGCggggctggaggaggagccagagCTTAGCATCACCCTCACACTGCGGATGCTGATGCATGGGAAG GAGGTGGGCAGCATAATTGGGAAG AAGGGCGAAACTGTAAAGCGAATCCGGGAACAG AGCAGTGCCCGGATCACCATCTCTGAGGGCTCCTGCCCTGAGCgcatcaccaccatcactggGTCTACGGCAGCTGTCTTCCATGCAGTCTCCATGATTGCTTTTAAGCTGGATGAG GACCTTTGTGCTGCTCCTGCAAATGGTGGCAGTGTCTCCAGGCCTCCAGTGACCCTGCGCCTTGTCATCCCTGCCAGTCAGTGTGGCTCACTAATTGGGAAGGCTGGCACCAAGATCAAGGAGATCCGAGAG ACTACAGGTGCCCAGGTGCAAGTGGCTGGTGATCTACTCCCCAATTCCACAGAGCGTGCTGTCACTGTGTCTGGGGTGCCTGATGCCATCATTCTGTGCGTGCGCCAGATCTGCGCTGTTATCCTGGAG TCCCCACCCAAAGGAGCCACTATCCCCTATCATCCAAGCCTCTCTCTAGGTACTGTCCTTCTCTCTGCCAACCAG GGCTTTTCTGTCCAGGGTCAGTATGGAGCTGTGACCCCTGCTGAG GTCACCAAGCTCCAGCAGCTTTCGGGCCATGCAGTCCCTTTTGCCTCACCCAGTGTGGTGCCAG GACTGGATCCTGGCACACAGACCAGCTCGCAGGAGTTCTTGGTTCCCAATGAT CTGATTGGCTGTGTGATCGGGCGTCAGGGCAGCAAGATCAGTGAGATCCGGCAGATGTCAGGGGCACACATCAAGATAGGGAACCAAGCGGAGGGTGCTGGTGAGCGGCATGTGACCATCACTGGCTCACCAGTCTCTATCGCCTTGGCTCAGTACCTCATCACTGCCTG A
- the Pcbp4 gene encoding poly(rC)-binding protein 4 isoform X1, which yields MSSSDAGLEEEPELSITLTLRMLMHGKEVGSIIGKKGETVKRIREQSSARITISEGSCPERITTITGSTAAVFHAVSMIAFKLDEDLCAAPANGGSVSRPPVTLRLVIPASQCGSLIGKAGTKIKEIRETTGAQVQVAGDLLPNSTERAVTVSGVPDAIILCVRQICAVILESPPKGATIPYHPSLSLGTVLLSANQGFSVQGQYGAVTPAEVTKLQQLSGHAVPFASPSVVPGLDPGTQTSSQEFLVPNDLIGCVIGRQGSKISEIRQMSGAHIKIGNQAEGAGERHVTITGSPVSIALAQYLITACLETAKSTSGGTPGSAPADLPAPFSPPLTALPTAPPGLLGTPYAISLSNFIGLKPVPFLALPPASPGPPPGLAAYTAKMAAANGSKKAERQKFSPY from the exons ATGAGCAGCTCAGATGCggggctggaggaggagccagagCTTAGCATCACCCTCACACTGCGGATGCTGATGCATGGGAAG GAGGTGGGCAGCATAATTGGGAAG AAGGGCGAAACTGTAAAGCGAATCCGGGAACAG AGCAGTGCCCGGATCACCATCTCTGAGGGCTCCTGCCCTGAGCgcatcaccaccatcactggGTCTACGGCAGCTGTCTTCCATGCAGTCTCCATGATTGCTTTTAAGCTGGATGAG GACCTTTGTGCTGCTCCTGCAAATGGTGGCAGTGTCTCCAGGCCTCCAGTGACCCTGCGCCTTGTCATCCCTGCCAGTCAGTGTGGCTCACTAATTGGGAAGGCTGGCACCAAGATCAAGGAGATCCGAGAG ACTACAGGTGCCCAGGTGCAAGTGGCTGGTGATCTACTCCCCAATTCCACAGAGCGTGCTGTCACTGTGTCTGGGGTGCCTGATGCCATCATTCTGTGCGTGCGCCAGATCTGCGCTGTTATCCTGGAG TCCCCACCCAAAGGAGCCACTATCCCCTATCATCCAAGCCTCTCTCTAGGTACTGTCCTTCTCTCTGCCAACCAG GGCTTTTCTGTCCAGGGTCAGTATGGAGCTGTGACCCCTGCTGAG GTCACCAAGCTCCAGCAGCTTTCGGGCCATGCAGTCCCTTTTGCCTCACCCAGTGTGGTGCCAG GACTGGATCCTGGCACACAGACCAGCTCGCAGGAGTTCTTGGTTCCCAATGAT CTGATTGGCTGTGTGATCGGGCGTCAGGGCAGCAAGATCAGTGAGATCCGGCAGATGTCAGGGGCACACATCAAGATAGGGAACCAAGCGGAGGGTGCTGGTGAGCGGCATGTGACCATCACTGGCTCACCAGTCTCTATCGCCTTGGCTCAGTACCTCATCACTGCCTG TCTAGAGACGGCCAAGTCTACCTCTGGGGGGACACCCGGCTCAGCCCCCGCAGACCTGCCCGCCCCCTTCTCGCCGCCCCTGACGGCCCTGCCCACAGCTCCCCCAGGCCTGCTGGGCACACCCTATGCCATCTCCCTCTCCAACTTCATCGGTCTCAAGCCTGTGCCCTTCTTGGCTCTACCACCTGCTTCCCCAGGGCCACCCCCGGGCTTGGCGGCCTACACTGCCAAGATGGCAGCGGCCAATGGGAGCAAGAAAGCTGAGCGGCAGAAATTCTCCCCCTACTGA
- the Pcbp4 gene encoding poly(rC)-binding protein 4 isoform X2: MIAFKLDEDLCAAPANGGSVSRPPVTLRLVIPASQCGSLIGKAGTKIKEIRETTGAQVQVAGDLLPNSTERAVTVSGVPDAIILCVRQICAVILESPPKGATIPYHPSLSLGTVLLSANQGFSVQGQYGAVTPAEVTKLQQLSGHAVPFASPSVVPGLDPGTQTSSQEFLVPNDLIGCVIGRQGSKISEIRQMSGAHIKIGNQAEGAGERHVTITGSPVSIALAQYLITACLETAKSTSGGTPGSAPADLPAPFSPPLTALPTAPPGLLGTPYAISLSNFIGLKPVPFLALPPASPGPPPGLAAYTAKMAAANGSKKAERQKFSPY, encoded by the exons ATGATTGCTTTTAAGCTGGATGAG GACCTTTGTGCTGCTCCTGCAAATGGTGGCAGTGTCTCCAGGCCTCCAGTGACCCTGCGCCTTGTCATCCCTGCCAGTCAGTGTGGCTCACTAATTGGGAAGGCTGGCACCAAGATCAAGGAGATCCGAGAG ACTACAGGTGCCCAGGTGCAAGTGGCTGGTGATCTACTCCCCAATTCCACAGAGCGTGCTGTCACTGTGTCTGGGGTGCCTGATGCCATCATTCTGTGCGTGCGCCAGATCTGCGCTGTTATCCTGGAG TCCCCACCCAAAGGAGCCACTATCCCCTATCATCCAAGCCTCTCTCTAGGTACTGTCCTTCTCTCTGCCAACCAG GGCTTTTCTGTCCAGGGTCAGTATGGAGCTGTGACCCCTGCTGAG GTCACCAAGCTCCAGCAGCTTTCGGGCCATGCAGTCCCTTTTGCCTCACCCAGTGTGGTGCCAG GACTGGATCCTGGCACACAGACCAGCTCGCAGGAGTTCTTGGTTCCCAATGAT CTGATTGGCTGTGTGATCGGGCGTCAGGGCAGCAAGATCAGTGAGATCCGGCAGATGTCAGGGGCACACATCAAGATAGGGAACCAAGCGGAGGGTGCTGGTGAGCGGCATGTGACCATCACTGGCTCACCAGTCTCTATCGCCTTGGCTCAGTACCTCATCACTGCCTG TCTAGAGACGGCCAAGTCTACCTCTGGGGGGACACCCGGCTCAGCCCCCGCAGACCTGCCCGCCCCCTTCTCGCCGCCCCTGACGGCCCTGCCCACAGCTCCCCCAGGCCTGCTGGGCACACCCTATGCCATCTCCCTCTCCAACTTCATCGGTCTCAAGCCTGTGCCCTTCTTGGCTCTACCACCTGCTTCCCCAGGGCCACCCCCGGGCTTGGCGGCCTACACTGCCAAGATGGCAGCGGCCAATGGGAGCAAGAAAGCTGAGCGGCAGAAATTCTCCCCCTACTGA